From the genome of Papaver somniferum cultivar HN1 chromosome 2, ASM357369v1, whole genome shotgun sequence, one region includes:
- the LOC113353740 gene encoding uncharacterized protein LOC113353740, whose protein sequence is MALTNFILTVAGVGAAILLLRGDVRQTASIFKRNVRHIRKWVEEESAAVTKAGDKAVKEIESKVPHKDIPKDGKH, encoded by the exons ATGGCATTGACAAACTTCATATTAACAGTAGCAGGTGTAGGTGCAGCTATTCTTCTACTTAGGGGTGATGTGAGACAAACAGCTTCAATTTTCAAACGCAATGTTCGCCATATTCGTAAGTGGGTTGAAGAAGAATCTGCTGCTGTTACCAA GGCAGGTGACAAGGCAGTCAAGGAGATAGAGTCGAAGGTTCCTCATAAGGATATACCCAAAGACGGCAAGCACTAA
- the LOC113348496 gene encoding fimbrin-5-like has protein sequence MSFEGVHVSDPWLQSQFTQVELRGLKSKFISLRAKSGKVTLGDLPTVMARLKAFNETYTAEEIQGILGESYSDMAVEIDFESFLRAYLVLRAQATSKHGDTKMSATFLNAATTTLRHTISETEKSSYVVHINSYLADDKFLKKYLPLDPATDSLFDLIKDGVLLCKLINVAVPGTIDERAINTKTVLNPWERNENHTLCLNSAKAIGCTVVNIGAHDLVEGRPHLVLGLISQIIKIQLLADLNLKKTPQLVELVDDTKDLEDLISLPPEKILLRWMNFQLGKAGFKKQITNFSTDLKDGVAYAHLLNVLAPEHASPSTLDTKDPHERAERVLEHADRMNCKRYLTAKDIVEGSTNLNLAFVAHIFHHRNGLSMDLKKINLADMLPEDIEVSRQERCFRFWINSLGINTYVNNVFDDVRNGWVLLEVLDKVSPGVVNWKHATKPPIKMPFKKVENCNQVIRIGKELNFSLVGVAGNDFVAGNKKLILAFLWQLMRFNILKLLKNLRSHSQGKEMTDSDILSWANNKVKSSGKTSQMDSFRDKKLSNGIFFLELLSAVKPRVVNWKVVADGDTEEDKRLNATYIISVARKLGCSIYLLPEDIMEVNQKMILTLTASIMYWSLQRQATEPDSSPSASPSASPSASYACLSAANSSALTSDASPSTPDVSTSVPDSPSTPDAPDASPSIVDASPSTPDAPDASPSIVDASPSTPDAPDTSPSNPDAPDASPSILDASPSNPDASVKDEDNNTLLSEEELDLKVSSSQDEREDTLSDA, from the exons ATGAGCTTTGAAGGTGTTCATGTTTCTGATCCATGGCTTCAAAGTCAATTCACTCAGGTCGAGCTACGAGGTCTCAAATCCAAA TTTATTTCATTGAGGGCGAAATCAGGGAAAGTTACTCTGGGAGATTTGCCTACTGTTATGGCAAGATTAAAGGCTTTCAATGAAACATATACGGCGGAAGAGATTCAAGGGATATTGGGGGAGTCCTACTCTGATATGGCAGTAGAGATTGATTTCGAATCCTTCCTAAGA GCATATTTAGTTTTGAGAGCCCAAGCTACATCAAaacatggagacacaaaaatgtCAGCAACATTTCTTAATGCCGCAACAACAACTCTTCGCCACACAATCAGTGAAACGGAGAAATCTTCTTATGTTGTTCATATAAACAGCTATCTTGCGGATGACAAGTTCCTGAAGAAATATCTACCTTTGGATCCTGCAACGGATAGTCTATTTGACCTTATCAAAGATGGAGTTCTTCTCTG TAAGTTGATTAATGTTGCTGTTCCCGGAACAATAGATGAACGCGCTATTAACACCAAAACGGTTCTTAATCCGTGGGAGAGAAATGAAAACCACACACTTTGTTTAAACTCTGCCAAGGCTATTGGCTGTACAGTGGTTAATATTGGAGCACACGATTTGGTAGAAGGAAGG CCTCACCTGGTACTCGGATTGATTTCTCAGATAATAAAG ATCCAACTATTAGCAGACCTTAACCTAAAGAAGACCCCTCAACTGGTGGAATTGGTGGATGACACGAAG GACTTAGAAGATCTCATAAGTTTACCCCCAGAAAAGATTTTACTGAGATGGATGAACTTCCAGCTGGGAAAGGCAGGCTTCAAGAAACAAATCACCAATTTTTCCACTGATTTGAAG GATGGAGTGGCTTACGCGCATCTGCTTAATGTTCTTGCACCGGAACACGCAAGCCCATCCACACTGGATACAAAGGACCCACACGAAAGAGCAGAAAGAGTTCTTGAGCATGCAGACAGAATGAACTGCAAAAGATATTTAACTGCGAAGGACATTGTTGAGGGATCGACAAATCTGAACCTTGCATTTGTGGCACATATATTCCATCACAG AAATGGATTGTCGATGGACTTGAAAAAGATCAACTTAGCAGACATGCTGCCTGAAGATATTGAAGTATCTAGACAAGAGAGATGTTTCAGGTTTTGGATTAACAGTCTTGGAATTAATACATATGTCAATAATGTATTCGATGATGTCAGAAATGG ATGGGTTCTTCTGGAAGTGCTTGACAAGGTCTCTCCTGGAGTAGTTAACTGGAAGCACGCGACGAAGCCTCCAATTAAGATGCCATTTAAGAAGGTAGAGAATTGCAACCAAGTCATAAGAATTGGGAAGGAATTAAACTTCTCCTTAGTTGGTGTGGCTGGAAATGACTTTGTGGCAGGCAATAAGAAGCTCATACTTG CCTTTCTGTGGCAGCTGATGAGGTTTAATATACTGAAGCTCTTGAAAAACTTGAGATCTCACTCTCAAGGGAAGGAGATGACTGATTCTGATATCTTAAGCTGGGCTaacaataaagtaaaaagttccGGCAAAACTTCTCAAATGGATAGTTTCAGG GATAAGAAACTATCAAATGGTATATTTTTTCTCGAGCTTCTTAGTGCTGTGAAACCAAGGGTTGTTAATTGGAAAGTTGTTGCGGACGGGGATACTG AGGAAGACAAGAGGTTGAATGCTACATACATAATCAGTGTTGCACGGAAACTTGGTTGTTCCATTTACTTGTTACCCGAGGACATCATGGAG GTAAACCAGAAGATGATCTTGACTTTGACAGCCAGCATTATGTACTGGAGCCTGCAGCGGCAAGCAACTGAGCCCGACTCATCCCCGTCTGCTTCCCCAAGCGCCTCCCCATCGGCTTCATACGCCTGCCTATCAGCTGCCAATAGCTCTGCATTGACTTCAGATGCCTCCCCTTCGACTCCAGATGTTTCCACATCAGTCCCAGATTCCCCATCCACCCCAGATGCTCCAGACGCTTCCCCATCCATCGTTGATGCTTCTCCATCCACCCCGGATGCTCCAGACGCTTCCCCATCCATCGTTGATGCTTCTCCATCCACCCCGGATGCTCCAGACACTTCACCATCCAACCCAGATGCTCCAGACGCTTCACCATCCATCCTTGACGCTTCCCCATCCAACCCAGATGCTTCTGTGAAGGACGAGGACAATAACACACTACTGTCAGAGGAAGAGTTGGACTTGAAAGTATCCTCCTCACAGGATGAAAGAGAAGATACCCTTTCTGATGCATGA